A single region of the Anaerostipes rhamnosivorans genome encodes:
- a CDS encoding L-fuculose-phosphate aldolase: MLLKKERELVVEYGKKMSSAGLSKGTSGNISIYNAEEQLMAISPSGVGYFETVPEDVVVMDLEGKVVEGDKKPSSEWGLHTIFYVNKPDARAVVHTHSTYCTTFACLHMPLRALHYVIGGAGTATVPCAPYRTFGTPELAEAAIGACNKGKAVLLANHGLLTCGPSIEKAFGLAVNMEFCAEMQYRAMSIGEPVILSDEEMDVVMEKFKSYGQPKKDKEEQKSNCY, translated from the coding sequence ATGTTGTTAAAAAAAGAAAGAGAATTGGTTGTAGAGTACGGTAAAAAGATGAGTTCTGCCGGCTTAAGCAAAGGGACAAGCGGAAATATCAGTATTTATAATGCAGAAGAACAGTTAATGGCTATCAGCCCATCCGGTGTAGGGTATTTTGAGACCGTCCCAGAAGATGTAGTTGTAATGGACTTGGAAGGAAAGGTTGTTGAAGGTGATAAAAAGCCCTCCAGTGAATGGGGATTACATACCATCTTTTATGTTAATAAACCTGACGCAAGGGCAGTCGTGCACACACATTCGACTTACTGTACAACATTCGCATGCTTACATATGCCGCTCAGGGCTTTGCATTATGTGATCGGAGGCGCCGGAACCGCAACAGTGCCATGTGCGCCATACCGTACATTCGGAACTCCCGAACTTGCGGAGGCAGCGATTGGAGCCTGCAACAAAGGAAAAGCTGTTTTACTTGCGAATCATGGCCTTTTAACATGCGGACCTAGTATTGAAAAAGCCTTTGGCCTGGCTGTAAATATGGAATTCTGCGCGGAAATGCAGTATCGTGCAATGTCAATTGGTGAGCCGGTTATTTTAAGTGACGAAGAAATGGACGTTGTTATGGAGAAATTCAAGTCATACGGACAGCCCAAAAAAGACAAAGAAGAACAGAAGTCCAATTGTTACTGA
- a CDS encoding ABC transporter ATP-binding protein: MSDLIVTDVTLAYEHENVIEDIRIELHDNELVCLLGASGGGKTTLFNVISGLKRPDQGNVLLNGRDITGQPGHISYMLQKDLLLPYRTIEDNVALPLLIRGEKKKDARQKVGAFFQEFGLEGTQKKYPKQLSGGMRQRAALLRTYMFSKDVALLDEPFSALDTLTKSDMHRWYLDVMDKIHLSTLFITHDIDEAILLSDRIYLLTGKPGKITDEITIQEPKPRRQDFNLTAEFLRYKKEILNKL; the protein is encoded by the coding sequence ATGTCAGATTTAATTGTAACAGATGTTACACTTGCATATGAACACGAAAATGTTATCGAGGACATCAGGATTGAACTCCATGACAATGAACTGGTCTGCCTTCTGGGAGCAAGCGGTGGAGGAAAAACGACTTTGTTTAATGTGATCTCCGGGCTTAAAAGGCCTGATCAGGGGAACGTTTTGTTAAACGGCAGGGACATTACCGGACAGCCAGGGCATATCAGCTATATGCTGCAGAAGGATCTGCTTCTCCCTTACCGGACGATTGAGGACAACGTGGCGCTGCCACTGCTGATCCGGGGAGAGAAGAAAAAGGATGCCAGACAAAAGGTGGGTGCATTTTTCCAGGAGTTCGGGCTTGAGGGAACGCAGAAAAAGTATCCGAAACAGCTTTCCGGAGGAATGAGACAGAGAGCCGCTTTGCTTAGAACATACATGTTTTCGAAGGATGTGGCCTTACTGGATGAACCTTTCAGCGCACTTGATACACTGACAAAAAGCGATATGCACAGGTGGTATCTGGATGTCATGGATAAAATCCATCTGTCCACCTTATTTATAACGCATGATATTGATGAGGCCATTCTACTGTCAGACAGGATTTATCTACTGACGGGAAAACCGGGGAAGATTACAGACGAGATCACAATCCAGGAGCCCAAACCACGGAGACAGGACTTTAATCTTACGGCGGAATTCCTGAGGTATAAGAAAGAGATCTTGAACAAACTTTAG
- a CDS encoding PTS sugar transporter subunit IIA, whose amino-acid sequence MKLLDEELVILDAEVKTAEDCIRLGGTSFYEKGYVKDGYTQAVIDREKVYPTGLPGKGVAIAIPHTNNTYVNKPAVGVIIPREPVKFCAMGTKDVWLDCEVIIPLVIKDSDMQINMLKQMMKIIQDGELLKKIRDSKDKSEILYCLKTLES is encoded by the coding sequence TTGAAACTGCTAGATGAAGAACTTGTAATCTTGGATGCCGAAGTTAAAACGGCAGAAGATTGTATTAGACTTGGCGGAACTAGTTTTTATGAAAAAGGGTATGTGAAAGACGGATATACACAGGCTGTGATAGACAGAGAGAAAGTATATCCCACCGGTCTACCTGGAAAAGGAGTGGCTATTGCGATTCCACACACAAACAATACATATGTGAATAAACCGGCAGTAGGGGTCATTATTCCCAGAGAGCCCGTAAAATTCTGTGCAATGGGAACAAAGGATGTGTGGCTGGACTGTGAAGTGATTATTCCTCTGGTAATTAAAGATTCGGATATGCAGATTAACATGCTGAAACAGATGATGAAGATTATTCAAGATGGAGAGCTGTTAAAGAAGATCAGGGATTCCAAAGATAAATCAGAGATCCTTTATTGTTTAAAAACTTTAGAGAGTTAG
- a CDS encoding ABC transporter permease, which yields MIKKLRNTTSKILPAAAILIILAVWQFVSGAGMVSKFLLPSPLDVLKALVSDFPLLMVNAKVTVIEALTGLFMGVAIGFLMAVFMDHFDKLYKAFYPLIVLTQTIPTIAIAPLLVLWFGYEMLPKVILIVIVTFFPITVSLLDGFRSADQDTISLMRSMGATSLQIFRHVKFPGSLSQFFASLRISVSYAVVGAVISEWLGGFEGLGVYMIRVKKGFSFDKMFAVIFIISAISLLLMWAVNLLQKRCMPWEEKS from the coding sequence TTGATAAAAAAGTTACGAAACACCACCAGTAAAATACTGCCCGCGGCGGCTATTCTTATCATATTGGCGGTTTGGCAGTTTGTCAGCGGGGCTGGCATGGTTTCAAAGTTTCTGCTTCCATCTCCATTGGATGTGCTAAAGGCATTGGTCAGTGATTTTCCGCTTTTGATGGTCAATGCGAAAGTAACGGTGATAGAGGCTCTTACCGGGCTGTTCATGGGCGTTGCCATTGGATTTCTCATGGCGGTTTTTATGGACCATTTTGATAAGCTTTACAAAGCATTTTACCCATTGATCGTACTGACGCAGACGATACCGACGATAGCGATCGCACCTCTTTTGGTATTGTGGTTTGGTTATGAAATGCTTCCAAAGGTGATCCTGATTGTAATTGTGACCTTTTTCCCGATCACGGTAAGTCTGCTTGACGGTTTCCGTTCGGCAGACCAGGACACGATCAGCCTCATGCGTTCTATGGGGGCTACAAGTCTGCAGATTTTCCGGCATGTTAAGTTTCCGGGATCATTGAGCCAGTTTTTTGCGAGTCTGAGGATCTCCGTGTCCTATGCAGTAGTAGGCGCTGTTATCTCAGAATGGCTGGGAGGCTTTGAAGGTCTGGGAGTCTATATGATACGAGTGAAAAAGGGGTTTTCTTTTGACAAAATGTTTGCGGTGATTTTCATCATATCAGCAATCAGCCTGCTGCTCATGTGGGCAGTGAATCTGCTGCAGAAGAGATGTATGCCGTGGGAAGAGAAGAGTTAG
- a CDS encoding PTS transporter subunit IIC, translating to MWDTLKLFFDTFGNYITVPIIIFIICLIFKAPIKKAFMSAVLIGVGLKGMAFITSAFGTVLSALVTKLIEQTGINLPALDVGWQAIASVAYSTDIGMMFIGVGLVFQIVIFLVKITDIFQPSDLWNNYSIIVWGSLLYQIKGNLVMAFVLMLFVNLVVLLLAEIVQKRWSTYYHYPGCAMIAPHHMGDVPLYLVLDFVLGKLGADKINLRPDAIKKKIGFLGEPMYVGLIVGLILGIVGNISTLNEMTSWGQVADVAVTCSAVMAIFPKIAGLFASGFTVITDYSRKTLKKSKYGKDREFIIAVNDALGYGEAATLTTGLLVIPVALLLAFVLPGNIVLPVMVLPSLPYMVEVPVSLSNGNIFKSWIAACIVFCAKLLMASSWAAVFTDIAVKAGYEVTAGTVLIIGFILSNCTAGLITYAFLTMNPIVIGAVIAVYLVCFVLFKKNKQKVWDYLESNAMGGERAAAEASGGQTA from the coding sequence ATGTGGGACACACTGAAACTGTTTTTTGATACATTCGGCAACTACATAACCGTGCCGATCATCATATTTATCATATGTTTAATATTTAAAGCTCCGATAAAGAAGGCCTTTATGTCGGCTGTGCTGATCGGCGTTGGTTTAAAAGGAATGGCGTTTATAACCAGCGCGTTCGGCACCGTATTGTCAGCATTAGTAACAAAACTCATCGAACAGACAGGCATCAATCTTCCGGCATTGGATGTAGGATGGCAGGCCATTGCATCGGTGGCTTACTCCACAGATATTGGAATGATGTTTATCGGGGTGGGGCTGGTCTTTCAAATCGTGATCTTTCTTGTAAAGATCACAGATATCTTTCAGCCGTCAGATCTGTGGAACAATTACTCAATCATCGTGTGGGGATCGCTGTTATACCAGATTAAAGGGAACTTGGTGATGGCATTTGTTCTTATGCTTTTTGTCAATCTGGTGGTGTTGCTGCTTGCTGAAATTGTGCAAAAGAGATGGTCAACATACTACCACTATCCAGGCTGTGCAATGATAGCGCCGCATCATATGGGGGATGTACCGCTGTACTTAGTTTTAGATTTTGTACTCGGAAAACTCGGTGCAGATAAGATTAATTTAAGGCCGGACGCGATCAAAAAGAAAATCGGATTCCTGGGCGAACCTATGTATGTAGGGCTGATCGTTGGCTTGATTCTTGGGATTGTTGGAAATATCTCGACTTTAAATGAGATGACTTCATGGGGTCAGGTTGCAGACGTTGCGGTCACCTGTTCTGCGGTAATGGCAATTTTTCCTAAGATTGCTGGATTATTTGCATCAGGATTTACTGTCATCACGGATTACTCAAGAAAAACATTAAAGAAATCAAAATATGGAAAGGACCGGGAGTTTATCATCGCAGTAAATGATGCATTGGGATATGGAGAAGCAGCCACATTGACAACAGGCCTTCTGGTGATCCCGGTGGCCTTGCTGTTAGCCTTCGTTCTTCCCGGCAATATTGTCCTTCCTGTAATGGTTTTACCTTCACTTCCGTATATGGTGGAAGTACCGGTTTCTTTATCAAACGGTAACATTTTTAAATCCTGGATTGCGGCATGTATCGTGTTCTGTGCAAAGCTGTTAATGGCATCTTCCTGGGCGGCTGTATTTACAGATATTGCAGTGAAGGCTGGTTATGAAGTGACTGCGGGCACTGTCTTGATTATCGGTTTTATTCTGTCAAACTGTACTGCAGGACTGATTACATACGCATTTTTGACCATGAATCCAATCGTGATTGGAGCTGTCATAGCAGTTTATCTCGTGTGCTTCGTATTATTTAAGAAGAATAAACAGAAGGTCTGGGATTATTTAGAATCCAATGCAATGGGAGGAGAACGCGCAGCAGCTGAGGCCTCGGGCGGCCAAACGGCATAA
- the nagB gene encoding glucosamine-6-phosphate deaminase — protein MTIYEGKDYKDLSKKAAEIIAAEIRINPGAVLGLATGSTPEGVYEQLVEWYEAGELDFSKVTSINLDEYKGLDGSHEQSYRHFMYQHFFDHVNIKKNRTFVPDGTEMNSEKACMEYEEIITQNGGIDLQILGLGANGHIGFNEPGEVFIPETHCVKLTQNTIDANSRFFESREEVPKEAYSMGIRGILQAKKIILMAVGKQKAQALYDALYGGISPEVPASILQLHPHVAVFADGEALTVVKENRP, from the coding sequence ATGACAATTTATGAGGGAAAAGATTATAAAGATTTAAGTAAAAAAGCAGCAGAGATCATTGCTGCCGAAATACGCATTAATCCAGGAGCTGTTCTTGGGCTGGCGACAGGATCTACTCCAGAAGGCGTGTACGAGCAGCTGGTGGAGTGGTATGAGGCAGGAGAGCTTGATTTTTCAAAGGTCACGTCCATCAATCTAGATGAATATAAAGGCCTTGACGGAAGCCATGAACAGTCCTATCGTCATTTTATGTACCAACATTTTTTTGATCATGTAAACATAAAGAAAAACCGGACATTTGTACCTGACGGAACAGAGATGAACTCTGAAAAAGCATGCATGGAGTATGAAGAGATCATAACCCAGAATGGCGGTATAGACCTTCAGATTCTTGGACTGGGCGCCAATGGACATATTGGTTTTAATGAACCTGGCGAGGTTTTTATTCCGGAAACGCATTGTGTTAAATTGACACAAAACACGATTGACGCGAATTCTCGGTTTTTTGAATCCCGGGAGGAGGTTCCAAAAGAAGCTTATTCTATGGGAATCAGGGGGATCCTTCAGGCGAAAAAAATTATTCTGATGGCAGTCGGAAAGCAGAAGGCCCAGGCATTATATGATGCACTTTACGGTGGGATTTCTCCGGAAGTACCGGCATCAATCCTGCAGCTGCATCCACATGTCGCCGTATTTGCCGATGGGGAAGCGCTTACCGTGGTGAAAGAAAACAGGCCATAG
- a CDS encoding 2-hydroxyacid dehydrogenase, whose product MKIVVAGDIIVSSELLAEAAESLKINDDTEIKKIVWKADDRKEFQKKALNIETNGPDAEEIPEELYKEIEDADILLVHFCPVPKKLIEMAQNLKLIGTCRGGLEHIDVDAATEKNIPVIHVIRNAEATSDFAVGLMFAETRNIARAHAAMKQGVWRKEYVNSGYTTAMREMTVGIIGLGHIGRLVAEKAAGIGMNIIAYDPFVTQEAMDSRGIAVTMKEKEEVFREADIISLHLRVTPETENSINEEVLSLMKPTAYLINTSRAKVLDKAAFLDVLENKRIGGAALDVYWNEPLDQDDPLLKLDNITLTPHNAGNVVDALPKSPKLLADTINHFWETKTSDMAVNLKQITR is encoded by the coding sequence ATGAAGATCGTAGTAGCAGGGGACATCATTGTGAGCAGTGAATTGCTGGCAGAAGCTGCAGAAAGCCTGAAAATAAATGATGACACTGAGATTAAAAAGATCGTCTGGAAAGCAGATGACCGGAAGGAGTTTCAGAAAAAGGCGTTAAACATTGAAACAAATGGGCCTGATGCAGAGGAGATCCCGGAAGAACTGTATAAGGAAATTGAGGACGCGGATATTTTACTGGTCCACTTCTGTCCAGTCCCGAAAAAACTAATCGAGATGGCTCAAAATCTAAAGCTCATCGGAACCTGCCGCGGGGGTCTGGAGCATATAGATGTGGATGCGGCAACTGAAAAAAATATCCCGGTAATTCATGTGATCAGAAATGCGGAGGCAACCTCAGATTTTGCTGTTGGTTTAATGTTTGCTGAGACAAGAAATATTGCAAGAGCCCATGCAGCAATGAAACAGGGCGTCTGGAGAAAGGAATATGTTAACTCAGGTTATACCACTGCCATGAGAGAAATGACTGTGGGAATCATAGGACTTGGACATATTGGCCGTTTAGTGGCAGAAAAAGCAGCCGGAATCGGAATGAATATCATAGCTTATGACCCGTTTGTGACCCAGGAAGCTATGGACTCCAGAGGCATTGCAGTAACCATGAAAGAGAAAGAAGAAGTGTTCAGAGAAGCGGATATCATATCACTTCATTTAAGGGTAACACCTGAGACTGAAAACAGTATTAATGAAGAAGTTCTCAGTCTCATGAAACCAACAGCGTACCTGATCAATACATCCAGGGCCAAGGTTTTAGATAAGGCAGCGTTTCTTGATGTCTTAGAAAACAAAAGGATCGGCGGAGCGGCATTGGATGTATATTGGAATGAACCATTAGATCAGGATGATCCGCTTCTGAAATTGGATAACATTACTTTAACACCGCATAATGCCGGAAATGTTGTGGATGCCCTGCCAAAATCTCCAAAGCTTCTGGCAGATACGATCAATCATTTTTGGGAGACAAAAACCAGCGATATGGCAGTCAACTTAAAACAGATCACACGTTAA
- a CDS encoding HPr family phosphocarrier protein has protein sequence MYEKELIINNKTGLHARPATELSTLCRNYESDITIKTENTEVDSKSIISILSGGICKGTKIKLVVSGTDEKEAGEKISDFIQNLKE, from the coding sequence ATGTACGAAAAGGAATTGATCATTAACAACAAAACAGGGCTTCATGCCAGACCGGCAACGGAGTTATCTACATTATGCCGGAATTATGAGAGTGATATAACAATCAAGACAGAGAATACTGAAGTTGATTCCAAAAGTATTATCAGCATTTTATCGGGAGGAATCTGCAAAGGGACAAAAATCAAGCTTGTAGTAAGCGGAACCGATGAAAAGGAAGCAGGAGAGAAGATCAGTGATTTTATTCAAAATTTAAAGGAGTAG
- a CDS encoding thiamine-binding protein yields MNASVAIQTLPEAANDEELIRIVDEVIDYIKSTGLSYYVGPFETAIEGDYDELMDVVKECQHIAVRAGAPSVAAYVKVSYKPEGDVLTIDKKVTKHHQ; encoded by the coding sequence ATGAATGCAAGTGTAGCGATTCAGACATTGCCGGAGGCGGCTAACGATGAGGAATTGATCCGTATTGTGGATGAGGTTATTGACTACATTAAAAGTACAGGACTTTCTTATTATGTGGGGCCGTTTGAAACTGCCATTGAAGGAGATTACGATGAACTGATGGATGTGGTAAAAGAGTGCCAGCATATTGCGGTGAGGGCAGGAGCGCCGTCAGTGGCAGCTTATGTAAAGGTATCCTATAAGCCAGAAGGAGATGTACTCACCATTGATAAAAAAGTTACGAAACACCACCAGTAA
- a CDS encoding ABC transporter substrate-binding protein produces MKKRIVAVLLAAVMIMSITGCQSKENGSEKSEGKLTKVTFVLDWTPNTNHTGIYVAKEKGYFKDAGLDVEIVQPPEDGAEVLVGSGKAQFGISFQDSMMPAVVGDDALPITAVAAVLQHNTSGIISRKGDGISSPKGLEGKKYATWNLEIEKATLKQTVEKDHGDFSKVKLIPSTVTDEVSALKSKKVDAIWIYYGWAGIAAEVAGLKTDYFAFKDIDPVFDYYTPVIIGNKDWMKKNPETAKAFLAAAKKGYEFAIDDPKSAADILCKAAPELDSKLVEKSQEYMKDQYKAEVKQWGYMNPKRWNAFYNWINEKGLSKTKIPENTGFTNDYLE; encoded by the coding sequence ATGAAAAAAAGAATAGTGGCAGTTTTGCTTGCTGCAGTTATGATTATGTCCATCACAGGCTGCCAGAGCAAAGAAAATGGATCAGAAAAAAGTGAAGGTAAATTGACCAAAGTTACCTTTGTCCTGGATTGGACACCGAATACCAATCATACAGGAATTTATGTGGCAAAGGAAAAAGGATATTTTAAAGATGCAGGGCTGGATGTGGAGATTGTACAGCCGCCGGAAGACGGAGCAGAAGTTCTGGTGGGATCAGGGAAAGCCCAGTTTGGGATATCTTTTCAGGACAGCATGATGCCTGCGGTTGTGGGAGATGACGCGCTGCCAATCACAGCTGTCGCGGCAGTTTTACAGCACAACACATCTGGCATTATTTCCAGAAAAGGTGATGGTATCAGCAGTCCCAAAGGCCTGGAGGGAAAGAAGTATGCCACATGGAATCTGGAGATTGAAAAGGCAACCTTAAAACAGACGGTAGAAAAAGACCATGGGGATTTTAGCAAAGTCAAACTGATCCCTAGCACTGTGACCGATGAGGTTTCCGCACTGAAGAGCAAGAAGGTAGATGCCATCTGGATTTATTATGGATGGGCCGGCATTGCGGCAGAGGTTGCAGGATTGAAAACAGATTATTTTGCATTTAAGGATATCGATCCGGTATTTGACTATTATACTCCGGTCATCATCGGCAATAAGGATTGGATGAAGAAGAATCCGGAAACTGCCAAGGCGTTTCTGGCAGCTGCAAAAAAGGGTTATGAGTTTGCCATAGATGATCCCAAGAGTGCAGCCGATATTCTCTGCAAAGCGGCACCGGAGCTGGATTCTAAACTGGTGGAGAAGAGCCAGGAATACATGAAGGACCAGTACAAAGCAGAAGTTAAACAGTGGGGATATATGAATCCTAAGAGATGGAATGCCTTTTATAATTGGATCAATGAAAAGGGGCTTTCTAAAACAAAGATTCCGGAGAACACCGGATTTACCAATGACTACTTGGAGTAA
- a CDS encoding cupin domain-containing protein: MKTETVENMCGGKGHVIIKHVLGEKELNGKCGLYAEVIIEPGCTLGYHEHHGESETYYILSGQGDYDDNGTVRPVKAGDVTFTPDNHGHALANTGDTDLVFMALIIFD; this comes from the coding sequence ATGAAAACAGAAACAGTAGAAAACATGTGCGGAGGAAAAGGACACGTTATCATCAAACATGTTTTAGGGGAAAAAGAGTTAAACGGAAAATGCGGTTTATACGCAGAAGTCATTATCGAACCAGGCTGCACCCTCGGCTACCATGAACACCATGGCGAAAGTGAGACCTACTACATCCTTTCAGGACAGGGCGATTACGATGATAATGGCACAGTCCGCCCGGTAAAGGCAGGAGATGTGACATTTACACCGGATAATCACGGGCATGCTCTGGCCAACACGGGTGACACTGATCTTGTATTTATGGCTCTGATTATATTTGATTAA
- a CDS encoding BglG family transcription antiterminator yields the protein MELKSRPAYILKIILEQKKGYTVDRIIEKLNITKRTFYYDFELINDWLQSRELGKLEIQSKIICVKSNKIEMLQAEMRKNGGYYYSVQERRILELLMILLSTEVVTIEKMQNLFDVSKNTILKDIKEWKKLLGDQDIAIASSIKFGYVLQGEEFAIRKIVGKEIKKLENFQPKDILKKWMQKSLVTITGEDYDYLEIARCLIKQYEQDENIKLVLENEELECSMILISWIRSMDGYTMNLHTEEKVTLVETKPYQSLKHSFEKLKVYNLEIPESEIYYIATLLLGIKVAQFVSQDQEDLYISNFTKALVVNFERIACISFDNKARLMTRLKGHIRPLYYRLKYGVQSTNPLVQDVMRMYPEIYDFTERAVKEMKDDLAKVLTSDEIAYLTIYFISDEKYQTIHKKSNVSKVLALCADGMATSTLVKEQLKTLFGSAVDIKLGIISEAKKYDLDEFALIISTGYSELLAQRKNIVFTNVVLEDADKKKIIHVMNRCGVIGEYDRTIQRIIAAAAQSTSGTVDENELYFNVLRILFEVDNRKIDQKLNSVEEYIQKKRYSLLSAHSSKEQLLMQGCKKAVGENAWKRLYSRLCNMMNHNKIKFYEITEDVVVLHCPMRGDLNVEINYEIVVSKERIKISEEIKGKIFIFFVTVDQNTHFPVLEEIYNYCDSENGRDLLLAVKGANE from the coding sequence TTGGAATTAAAAAGCAGGCCAGCGTATATTTTAAAAATTATACTAGAACAAAAAAAGGGTTATACTGTCGACCGCATTATTGAAAAACTAAACATAACCAAGAGAACCTTTTACTATGATTTTGAACTGATTAATGATTGGCTGCAAAGCAGGGAGCTGGGAAAGCTGGAGATTCAGTCTAAAATCATCTGTGTAAAATCTAATAAAATCGAAATGTTACAGGCCGAGATGAGAAAAAACGGAGGCTATTATTATTCTGTACAGGAAAGAAGGATCCTGGAGCTTTTGATGATACTGCTTTCCACTGAGGTTGTGACGATCGAGAAAATGCAGAACCTGTTTGATGTCAGCAAGAATACCATCTTGAAGGATATCAAAGAGTGGAAAAAACTTCTGGGAGACCAGGATATTGCTATTGCGAGTTCAATCAAATTTGGGTATGTGCTCCAGGGAGAAGAGTTTGCAATTAGAAAGATTGTTGGAAAGGAAATAAAAAAATTAGAGAATTTCCAGCCAAAAGATATTCTAAAAAAATGGATGCAGAAATCTTTAGTAACCATAACAGGGGAGGACTATGATTATCTGGAGATCGCAAGATGCCTGATCAAACAGTATGAACAAGATGAAAATATAAAGCTGGTTCTGGAAAATGAAGAACTGGAATGCAGTATGATCCTGATCTCATGGATCAGGAGTATGGACGGTTATACAATGAACCTTCATACAGAAGAGAAAGTCACTCTGGTTGAGACAAAACCGTATCAGTCTCTGAAACACAGTTTTGAAAAACTAAAGGTTTACAATTTAGAAATTCCTGAATCCGAGATATATTATATTGCTACGCTTTTATTAGGTATAAAAGTTGCACAATTTGTTTCTCAGGATCAGGAGGACTTGTATATATCTAATTTTACTAAGGCATTGGTTGTTAATTTTGAACGTATTGCCTGTATTTCTTTTGATAATAAGGCCCGTTTAATGACAAGGTTAAAAGGGCATATAAGACCGCTGTACTATAGATTGAAATATGGGGTTCAATCTACAAATCCATTGGTCCAGGATGTTATGAGAATGTATCCGGAAATATATGATTTCACTGAGAGAGCAGTGAAAGAGATGAAAGATGATCTGGCAAAGGTGCTGACATCAGATGAGATCGCATACCTGACAATCTATTTTATAAGCGATGAAAAGTATCAGACGATTCATAAAAAAAGCAATGTCTCAAAAGTCCTGGCACTCTGCGCGGACGGAATGGCAACTTCAACGCTGGTAAAAGAACAGTTAAAAACACTGTTCGGCAGCGCGGTAGACATTAAGCTGGGTATTATTTCTGAAGCTAAAAAATACGATTTGGATGAGTTTGCGCTGATCATTTCCACGGGGTATTCAGAGCTGCTGGCACAGAGAAAGAATATCGTGTTTACCAATGTTGTTCTGGAGGACGCTGATAAGAAAAAGATCATCCATGTTATGAACCGTTGTGGAGTGATAGGTGAGTATGACAGAACAATTCAGAGGATTATAGCGGCAGCCGCCCAAAGCACAAGCGGCACCGTAGATGAGAATGAACTGTATTTTAACGTTCTGCGGATTTTATTTGAGGTAGATAACAGAAAAATCGACCAAAAATTGAATTCGGTTGAGGAATATATTCAAAAGAAAAGATATTCTCTACTGTCTGCACACAGCAGCAAAGAACAGCTGCTTATGCAGGGGTGTAAAAAAGCGGTTGGAGAAAATGCGTGGAAGCGGCTGTACAGTAGGTTATGTAACATGATGAACCATAACAAAATAAAATTTTATGAGATTACCGAAGATGTTGTAGTGCTTCACTGCCCAATGCGCGGAGACCTAAATGTAGAGATAAACTATGAAATTGTTGTTTCAAAGGAAAGGATAAAGATATCTGAGGAGATAAAAGGGAAAATATTTATTTTCTTTGTAACCGTAGATCAAAATACACATTTCCCTGTACTGGAGGAGATTTATAATTATTGTGACAGTGAAAACGGGAGAGATTTATTGCTTGCTGTGAAAGGAGCAAATGAGTAA
- a CDS encoding PTS sugar transporter subunit IIB, with protein sequence MRAIKVLSVCGSGTVSSAMLSSKLADIFEEKGYEMEATEVSPGGVPGAMQGGGYDLIVYTSPVEGSYGVPILNATGFLVGINEEEFIEELMQEVEKLEL encoded by the coding sequence ATGAGGGCAATTAAAGTATTATCAGTATGCGGTTCAGGGACAGTGAGTTCAGCAATGCTTTCTTCAAAATTAGCAGATATATTTGAAGAAAAAGGATACGAGATGGAAGCCACAGAGGTCAGCCCGGGCGGTGTCCCCGGAGCGATGCAGGGAGGAGGCTATGACCTGATCGTTTATACAAGTCCTGTGGAGGGCAGCTATGGAGTTCCGATCCTAAATGCCACAGGCTTTCTTGTGGGGATCAATGAAGAAGAATTCATCGAAGAATTGATGCAGGAGGTAGAGAAATTAGAACTGTAG